The Roseimicrobium gellanilyticum DNA segment TCACGGCGAGACAGATACCCACAGATGCTCCGAACAGCAGCGGGGTGCCGCGCTCACCAATGAGCTGCGGATACGCCTGGACAAGGCCCCAGCCCACGAGTCCACCGACAAGCAGGGTGACACCAAAGCCCATGACGCTGACGGCGACAAAGCGAAGGGGGGCTTCGTTCTGATGGTCTGACTTCGGGTGTACGCTGGAAAGGGCCACCAGCAGGACCACGCCCAGCCACCCGATGCCTTGCACGGATGATGCCAGCGGACCGTCGAGAAGATCCACCCCATGATGAAGCAGCCATGCCTGGCCACCGCTGAGCTGCAGAGCCACGCCACACAGGAGCTGGATGAAGACCAGTGGCAATACCTTGCTCACGACCGGCAACCTGCCGATCAAGGCTGGCACGGCCAGGAAGCTGGTGATCACGAGAAAGAAATGAGCGGACATGCGGCTGGATGCGAGAGCATGGAGCGCCGCAAGGACTCAGGTGCGGAACGGTGTCCACCCCTGCTCCCTGCAGCGTCCCTATCTTGGCTTGGTGTGCGCTTCAGGCTGGCGCCCACGTCAGGCGTAGGCCGCCTTCACGGGTCGCGAAGCGGTCGAGGTGGCTATCGATCGCACCCCAGTAGGCGTCGAGTTGGGTCGGCGTGGCCGCTGTGAGCTGGACGTCGAGCCGGGACTCTGTCGTGTGGAAGATCGCGATCGCTTCCTCGGGATAGTCTGGGTCATCTTCTTCTTTTGGGAAGACGACCCTGGCGCCATGGTCATTGACCTGGATATCGAATTTGCGCGCCCAGTGCTTGCAGAGAGTGTTGACATAGCGCTGGCCGTTTTGGACCTCGGCCCAGCCGCTGCGTGTGAGAGTGGTCATAGGGTGGGATATCTCCTGATGGCTGTCACTAGGGCATCATATGCTTTGGGTGCACCGAGGTGGGCATCATCCGCAGCACCGACATGTGGTAGCACATGTTGCCACGGTCCTCGACGGGCTCAGCGTACAGGTCGGCCAGGGCCGCCTTGGGGAAGCTGTGCGGGCCTACAATACGATAGGCGGAAGGATTGAAGCTGCCGAACCAGATCTGGATGAACAGCTTTGGGTTCAGGAACAACTTACGGAGTGGCAGCAGGCAGCCGATCTCCCGCGCGAGCGCGTCAAGGTAGAGCACCTGGGAGGGATGGGACTCGGTGTGCCGGGGACTGAGCTCGGTCCAGTACTCTTCCCAGCTCTTCTCCTCGGCGATGACCTCGGCGAGATTTTTTGGCGGCTGCAGCTTCCCGCTGAGCACGCGTGCGAAGTAGCGGGCCTGCATCTCCGCGCAGATCGGGATGCCACCTGAGAAGGGGCGCAGGAAGCCGATGAAGGCGACCCTGCCGTCGTGCTCGGGGTGCAGGAAGTGCCGGTAGAGGTTGCGGACATTGCCGTCTGCGACACTCAGGTCACCCAGTTTCAGATCACGCTCGTAGCCGGTGCAGAGCACCACCGCATCGTACTCGGCAGACGCACCATCCTTGAAGTGGACAGTCGCGCCTTCGGAGCGTGCCATCCCGGTGTCATTCACGTTCACCTTGCCCTTCACAATACTGGGAATGAAGCTCACGTTCTTGCAGAAGATGCCGCGGGGGCTCCAGCTTCCTTCCGGGTGAGACTTCTCATTCCACTTTTTGATCAGGTCCCAGTTGGCCTTTTCCTCCTCGCAGCCCACGTCCATCTTGTAGGGCTCCATGGGCTCACCGAGCAGGTTGACGTCCGCATAAGTGCGCGGTTTGATGCGTTCACGGATCGCCTGCACGATGCCCCCGATCGACGAGATGAGCCCGAGGCCTACGGACACAGCACCGAAGGCTGTCTTGGCCAGCCGGCTGGTGCCCCAGAAGGTCTTGTACGGCACCGGGCGCTTGGTGGCGCGGTCATACATCTCGTGGTGGTGCGCGCGTACGGTGCGGCTGTCGGTGCTGCGATGGTCATCCACGATACGAGCCAGCAGAAACGTGTAGGAGCGGATGGACAGGGTGGTCTTGGCTGCGGTCTCGCTGATCTCCCGCACGATGTCGGCTCCGGACTCCGCCAGGCCGACGATCAGCACGCGCTTGCCGCGGAAGCGCTCAGCGTTGCGATACTCCGCGGAGTGCACGACCTCGCCGGTGAAGCCAGCCAGCTCGGGGAACTGGCGGTGCGGAGTCTTGAAAGGACCCGAGCACATCGCGACCGCGTCGAACTTCTCGCGGGACTCGACTCCACGGCACACCGAGGTGACGAGGTAGCCCTGGGTGGTCTTTTTGACATCGGTGACCTCCGTGTTGGATTGAATGCAGCCCGTGAGTTTGTACCGGTTGGCGTACTCGGTGAGGTAATCGAAATACTCCTGCCGGGAATAGAACTTCCGCCCACCCTTGTACGGAGCGTCCGAGAAGGCCATCAGCCGCATGGAGATGGTCAGTTTCAGGTGGTCGAATGCCTTCGTCTTTGTGCCGTCGTCTCCGTCACGAAGCCAGATGCCTCCGAGCCCGGAGTACTTGTCATAGCAGACGACCTCGTGCCCCTCATCGCGCAACTGCTTGATCGTAGTCAGTCCGCACGGACCCGCTCCAACAACACAAACTCTCATCTACAAACGTCCTTCTAGTATTTTGATGGTTCTTGCGGTGCCAGCGCCATTCGGCACGCTCCGAACGCGTGCGGCAGATCCCGAATTGTGTTGTTGATATTGAGAGTCAGTATCTAAGTCAACTTGAGATTCGGGGCTGAATTCTGCTGTATGGTGTGTCGCACAATTGACTCAATCCTTTGAAAATAAGAGTATTAAGCGTGGTTAACGTTGTGATTTTCTGTGCGCCATTTGCAGTGCGCCGCAAGGCCGGGAGAGCTTCCCTCAACACCGGGCGTTTGCTCCGAATTGTCAGTCGTTTTGGTTAAACGGCACGTTACGAAGCCAAGCGTACCACCGCTCATTCCTCCCGTTGTCTATTCAGTCGCTGTCCAGCCACGCTAGCATGCGCGGGCTGTGGCAGTGGGAGTGGCGGTCCGTGAAGGTGGCGGCGACCTCATGGGCCTTCGCGTATGTCGGACCTTTCTCGGGACCCAAAATGAATAGGGCTGTGGCCCAAGCGTCCGCTTGCAGGCAGGTGGGTGCCAAGACGGTGACGGTGTGCAGTGCGTGCTGGGTGGGGCGGCCCGTTGCGGGATCCAGCAGATGATGGTGCGAAGAATCCATGGGGTGGAGGATTCCAGAGGTGGCGAGCGCGTGCCGAGTAAGTCCAAAGCGGAGTGGAGAGATCAAGGGATGGCAACTCAGTTCCACCCACCAAGGATGAGCATTGGGTTTGCACCCTCGTGCCAGGAATTCACCACCAATTTCCAGCAGGAAATCATCGATACCGATCTCGCCCAGGTACTGTCCTGCGAGGTCGAGGGCATAACCCTTTCCAATGGAGGAGAGGTCAAGGTGAAGCCTCTCCAGCTCGTGAGTCAGAGTCCGCTGCGTGGGGCAGAGGTGAATGTGCTGCCAGGGACTCTCGTAGCTTGCACGTTCAGGGAAAGGCTGGCCGGACTGCGGACCGAATCCGCAGGCGGAACTGAGCGCACCGAGATTGGGATTGTAGGCCCCTTGCGTCAACTCAGAGAGGTGTAGCGCCTGTTGAAGCACGAAGAGGAACTCCTCAGGGAGTGTCTGTGGTTTGCCCGGCGGGCAACGATTGATCCGGCTGAGTACTGAGCCGGGATCATAGTGGGACATCTGCGCGATGACGAGGTCGAAGGCACGCTGGAGGGCCGCGTGAACGGTCTCATGAGAGCGCCGATTTCCGTCCTGCCAGTGGAGCTTCCAATGCGTGCCCATGGTTTGTCCATGGAGACTGGAAAGCGTGGCGCCGGACCCGGCGCCACGCATATCTTCTAGACTGATGTCATCTGGCAGGATGGTATGTGCCTCCAGTGGCATTACGATGCAGTCGAGACAGTGATTACTCCGGGAAGACTTCCAGCGTCAGGGACACCGAGGAGTGCTCTTCCAACTCCACACCCTCGACGGGCTCTGCCGTGCCTTCTACCAGGGCTTCCAGCCAGTAGCGGCCTGCGGTCGGCCAAGTCACCGAGCATTCACCTCTGGCATTGGTCTTCACCTTGATCTCGCCCACTTCGTTGCGGAAGCGGTCGCCTTCAGGAACGACGGTGACTTCAAGATCGGAGGCGGGTTTTCCGTTGAGTTGAAAGACCAGTTGAGTGGTCTCTTTGGCAATCAGGTCGTTGGGGTGGCTGTCTTTGAAGGTCACTTCCAATCCTTTGCCCGTCGGAGCCAGCACTTCCTTACTGGGCTTGCCCAAGGTCACATAGCTGAGGATGGAATAGCCTCCTACGGAGAGATGCACGTCTGGCTTCTTATGGATACCCTGCTTGATCATCTCCTCCTTGGTGCCGGTCCAGCTTTTACGTTCTTCTCCCTCGCGCCAGAAGGCCATGTGACCGGCACGAACGACACCGACCCGATAGGTGCCTTCCTGCTTCAGCTCGACGTCGAAGGTGGTGCGCATGGCTCCCTTGGAGACGTTATTCAATTCCACTTCTTTGCCATCCGGGCCAATTGCCGAGAGGGTGTTTGGTTGCAACGGACGATGGTTTACAAAGAAGATGTTGTTCGATGCGCAGGCGTCGAAGGTGACCCAGACTTTGTCGCCGGAGAGGACCGTGGACGAAGGCAGAACCCACGTGCGGTGGGCTTGGGCAAGCTGAAGGCCGAAGGCTGCGAGTGTGGCGAACAAGATGGTTTTTTTCATGGTAGTTGTGTGGGATTTGGAAGGTTGTGCAGCAGTGTCATTTCAGGATGATGGAGCCGAGTTCTCCGGAGCCTTGAACCTTCTCGGCCTTGAGCGCAGAGCCATCCCAGGTGAAGGGCACGGAGAGGAGTTCCCGGCCGCCCACTTCACGTGAGGCTTCCACCAGAAGCGTGTAAGTGCCGCCGGGCAGATTCTGGAAGGCCTTGGTGAGACTGACTTGATGTTTGCCAGCGGGTTTGGTGGGGCTGGCGAGGCCGTCCACGGGCATCTTGAGATCGCGACCGGAGACACGCCACCACTTGCGCAGATCCTTGAGCCATTTTTCTCCATGGTCTCCGTGGTCACCTCCGGGACGTGTGGCTTCCACCTGGTACCAGACGAAGAGGTTGCTGACGAACTTCTTCTGGTCGTTCTCGATCCACGCGGCGACGTAGGGACGATGATACTCCGCCACTTCAAGGCGGGGGATTTCGATCTCAAGCGTGACATCGGCGGCCGGAGCCGCAAGCGGCGCTCCTGCGAGGGTGAGAACGACAAGTGGAAGGGGGGATTTCATGTAATGGCTTATTTGGAAGACGTGTGATCAGTGGATGAAGAACAGCACCAGAATGATGGGCAAAAGCACTCCGAGCAGGACCACCGGCCACGTGGACGGACGACGTCGTGCATGCACCCAAAGCAGACCCAAACCCGTGAGGGTAAAGATGAACGCGGCAATGGAGAAAATATCGATAAACCAGCTCCATACTGGACCGGTGTGGCGGCCTTTATGCAGGTCGTTGAGGAAGGAGATCACGCCTCGCGTAGTGCGCTCATAGGTCACCACGCCACTCGCGCGCTCGATGCTCAGCCATGCGTCTCCCCCCGGGCGCGGGAGGGAGAGGTAGATCTCGTCTTCGCTCCATTCTGCAGACTTGTTGCGCAGGTTTTCTTCGAATTGGCTGCCGAGATGGGCGGCCAGCTTGCCTGGCAGAGGCTTTTTCACCTCGGCGGGAGCTTCCTTCGCCTCCTCCTCGGATGCGGCCTGGAGCTGTTCCATATAGGACGCGGGCAGGGTATAGGTCTGTTCCTTGGTGACCGGCTTTGCCGGAATGTCTGCCGCGTGATTGAGCGTGATTCCCGTGAAGGTGAACAGCAGCATGGACGCCAGGCAGATGGCGGAAGAGACCCAGTGCCACAGGTAGAACTGCCTCGTGAGGAGGGTTTTGAGCCGTTTTTTGTGAGGTTCCGAAATGCCAGTCATGCCGGGAAATCCGAGGAAAGAGAAGGAGGGCTCAAATTGAGTTTGAGACTAAATCTCAGTAATGCACCGGATGTCAATCGGCATCTTGCTTGGCACCGGGGGACTAAAGACCGTCTGTAGATTGCCGGTCGATGTGGCGTTGTTTCGACTCCTCCATGGTTCGGCGACGTTTCCCGCGGGCTGTACCTCCCCATATGAGTGGTGATCAGCCGGAAGAGCGGTCAGGTGAGCTTTTGCCGAGTGAACGACTCAATCAGAAATCTTGGAAGACCGCTATTCCGCCAGCGACTTGAGCATCGCACTTGATGCCA contains these protein-coding regions:
- a CDS encoding DUF2218 domain-containing protein — protein: MTTLTRSGWAEVQNGQRYVNTLCKHWARKFDIQVNDHGARVVFPKEEDDPDYPEEAIAIFHTTESRLDVQLTAATPTQLDAYWGAIDSHLDRFATREGGLRLTWAPA
- a CDS encoding flavin-containing monooxygenase, with product MRVCVVGAGPCGLTTIKQLRDEGHEVVCYDKYSGLGGIWLRDGDDGTKTKAFDHLKLTISMRLMAFSDAPYKGGRKFYSRQEYFDYLTEYANRYKLTGCIQSNTEVTDVKKTTQGYLVTSVCRGVESREKFDAVAMCSGPFKTPHRQFPELAGFTGEVVHSAEYRNAERFRGKRVLIVGLAESGADIVREISETAAKTTLSIRSYTFLLARIVDDHRSTDSRTVRAHHHEMYDRATKRPVPYKTFWGTSRLAKTAFGAVSVGLGLISSIGGIVQAIRERIKPRTYADVNLLGEPMEPYKMDVGCEEEKANWDLIKKWNEKSHPEGSWSPRGIFCKNVSFIPSIVKGKVNVNDTGMARSEGATVHFKDGASAEYDAVVLCTGYERDLKLGDLSVADGNVRNLYRHFLHPEHDGRVAFIGFLRPFSGGIPICAEMQARYFARVLSGKLQPPKNLAEVIAEEKSWEEYWTELSPRHTESHPSQVLYLDALAREIGCLLPLRKLFLNPKLFIQIWFGSFNPSAYRIVGPHSFPKAALADLYAEPVEDRGNMCYHMSVLRMMPTSVHPKHMMP
- a CDS encoding FAD:protein FMN transferase; translated protein: MGTHWKLHWQDGNRRSHETVHAALQRAFDLVIAQMSHYDPGSVLSRINRCPPGKPQTLPEEFLFVLQQALHLSELTQGAYNPNLGALSSACGFGPQSGQPFPERASYESPWQHIHLCPTQRTLTHELERLHLDLSSIGKGYALDLAGQYLGEIGIDDFLLEIGGEFLARGCKPNAHPWWVELSCHPLISPLRFGLTRHALATSGILHPMDSSHHHLLDPATGRPTQHALHTVTVLAPTCLQADAWATALFILGPEKGPTYAKAHEVAATFTDRHSHCHSPRMLAWLDSD
- a CDS encoding DUF4198 domain-containing protein; its protein translation is MKKTILFATLAAFGLQLAQAHRTWVLPSSTVLSGDKVWVTFDACASNNIFFVNHRPLQPNTLSAIGPDGKEVELNNVSKGAMRTTFDVELKQEGTYRVGVVRAGHMAFWREGEERKSWTGTKEEMIKQGIHKKPDVHLSVGGYSILSYVTLGKPSKEVLAPTGKGLEVTFKDSHPNDLIAKETTQLVFQLNGKPASDLEVTVVPEGDRFRNEVGEIKVKTNARGECSVTWPTAGRYWLEALVEGTAEPVEGVELEEHSSVSLTLEVFPE
- a CDS encoding DUF2271 domain-containing protein; this translates as MKSPLPLVVLTLAGAPLAAPAADVTLEIEIPRLEVAEYHRPYVAAWIENDQKKFVSNLFVWYQVEATRPGGDHGDHGEKWLKDLRKWWRVSGRDLKMPVDGLASPTKPAGKHQVSLTKAFQNLPGGTYTLLVEASREVGGRELLSVPFTWDGSALKAEKVQGSGELGSIILK
- a CDS encoding PepSY-associated TM helix domain-containing protein translates to MTGISEPHKKRLKTLLTRQFYLWHWVSSAICLASMLLFTFTGITLNHAADIPAKPVTKEQTYTLPASYMEQLQAASEEEAKEAPAEVKKPLPGKLAAHLGSQFEENLRNKSAEWSEDEIYLSLPRPGGDAWLSIERASGVVTYERTTRGVISFLNDLHKGRHTGPVWSWFIDIFSIAAFIFTLTGLGLLWVHARRRPSTWPVVLLGVLLPIILVLFFIH